The Agrococcus carbonis genome has a window encoding:
- a CDS encoding GNAT family N-acetyltransferase yields MGDGDIHIRPATVADAAALQPMFAEHRRVDENDEKVDRYRERLESLVTNPGHHIVVAEADGRVLGYAAAQDYGPALHRDWSIARMHDLWVSPDARGRGVGTALFEAVRTWAEQQTRIRVLEWQSLEVAAEFYRKLGLSGERVDEADPRELYEIEVHLPGRPRSVVE; encoded by the coding sequence ATGGGCGACGGCGACATCCACATCCGGCCGGCGACCGTCGCGGACGCGGCGGCGCTCCAGCCGATGTTCGCCGAGCACCGCAGGGTCGACGAGAACGACGAGAAGGTCGACCGCTACCGCGAGCGCCTCGAGTCGCTCGTGACGAACCCGGGCCACCACATCGTCGTCGCCGAGGCCGACGGTCGGGTGCTCGGCTACGCCGCCGCCCAGGACTACGGGCCCGCGCTGCACCGCGACTGGTCGATCGCGCGCATGCACGACCTGTGGGTCTCGCCGGATGCGCGGGGCCGGGGCGTCGGCACGGCGCTCTTCGAGGCGGTGCGCACGTGGGCCGAGCAGCAGACGCGCATCCGCGTGCTCGAGTGGCAGTCGCTCGAGGTCGCGGCGGAGTTCTACCGCAAGCTCGGCCTCTCGGGCGAGCGTGTCGACGAGGCCGACCCTCGCGAGCTCTACGAGATCGAGGTGCACCTGCCGGGCCGCCCTCGC